One genomic window of Pseudomonas chlororaphis subsp. piscium includes the following:
- a CDS encoding VWA domain-containing protein: MQRVIRDGQFTVDKVDALSAKVALIQKHFPPTVASLYAIPRKGSGDVLEWWTELGGQPTPYAELNEDQQRRLLDLYQQRQDALGRLADELQNRNQPEGASLRTLIGPPELQDLYSLNGEPLVIRWGLRPPKPVPPPVVVPPVVVPPSRNWWKIIAALLALLLLLLLLWAAYWFLCPQSHPVVPQPVAPAAVEPPITAPKPVAEPVVPEAVPEPAPEPVPEPVREPAPPPPPPKPAPAPTLDNYACRKQAPDAIPPQFVVVLDTSGSMNMNIKSVQADEEWFFGNQFNQYLDPVRAERIFTPPSRLSVATESLTSMIKGLDPKIDTRLITFNGCASQIDHGVFRAADRPRLINGIRGLGANDGTPLADSLAKAASTVDGRKNDAVIVMFVDGEDGCQKDVCAVSRKIAAQQPRLRVNVVNIGVGGPSRCIAENTGGRVYSSSDAAGLGKALKMASKEVSSSTKCN, translated from the coding sequence ATGCAACGGGTCATCAGGGATGGTCAGTTCACCGTCGACAAGGTTGATGCTCTGTCGGCCAAGGTCGCGCTGATCCAGAAACACTTCCCGCCCACGGTCGCCAGCCTCTATGCCATCCCCCGCAAAGGCAGCGGTGACGTACTGGAATGGTGGACCGAACTGGGTGGCCAGCCTACGCCCTACGCTGAATTGAACGAGGATCAGCAACGGCGCTTGCTAGACCTCTACCAGCAGCGCCAGGACGCCCTGGGTCGGCTCGCAGACGAGCTGCAGAACCGTAATCAGCCCGAAGGCGCCAGCCTGCGTACGCTGATCGGCCCGCCTGAGCTGCAAGACCTCTACAGCCTCAACGGTGAACCCCTGGTGATTCGCTGGGGCCTGCGTCCCCCCAAACCAGTACCGCCGCCAGTCGTGGTACCGCCGGTGGTGGTACCGCCAAGCCGCAACTGGTGGAAAATCATCGCCGCACTGCTGGCCTTGCTGCTGTTGCTGCTTCTGCTATGGGCCGCCTATTGGTTCCTGTGCCCGCAAAGTCATCCCGTGGTACCGCAACCAGTGGCACCTGCCGCCGTCGAGCCCCCCATCACAGCGCCGAAGCCAGTAGCCGAGCCTGTCGTGCCCGAGGCCGTTCCGGAACCGGCTCCTGAGCCCGTACCAGAGCCGGTCCGGGAGCCTGCACCACCACCGCCACCGCCTAAACCCGCACCGGCGCCAACCCTGGACAACTACGCCTGCCGCAAGCAGGCACCGGATGCCATACCGCCGCAATTCGTGGTGGTACTGGATACCTCGGGCTCGATGAACATGAACATCAAATCGGTACAGGCCGATGAAGAATGGTTCTTTGGCAACCAGTTCAACCAGTACCTCGATCCGGTACGCGCCGAACGGATCTTCACCCCACCGAGTCGCCTGTCGGTAGCCACCGAATCGCTGACCAGCATGATCAAGGGGCTGGATCCGAAGATCGACACCCGCCTGATCACCTTCAATGGCTGCGCCAGCCAGATTGACCATGGTGTATTCAGGGCCGCCGACCGGCCACGGTTGATCAATGGTATTCGCGGGCTCGGCGCCAACGACGGCACACCGTTGGCGGACAGCCTGGCCAAGGCCGCGAGCACGGTCGACGGGCGCAAGAACGACGCGGTGATCGTCATGTTCGTTGACGGTGAGGACGGCTGTCAGAAGGACGTCTGCGCGGTGTCCCGGAAAATCGCCGCCCAGCAGCCACGCTTGCGAGTCAACGTGGTGAACATCGGGGTAGGCGGCCCGTCGCGCTGCATCGCCGAGAACACCGGTGGCCGGGTCTACAGCAGCAGCGACGCCGCCGGGTTGGGCAAGGCACTGAAGATGGCCAGCAAGGAAGTCTCCAGCAGCACCAAGTGCAACTAA
- a CDS encoding putative bifunctional diguanylate cyclase/phosphodiesterase codes for MSKPVEPLRLLLLAEEPAWAALLRECLAPLGDSVVLISAPTWESVSRLFDEDRSAILLTVPQLQPAPGRCSLPTVLLLEQEPLNTPAGASDWLVNKNLSADTVRRCLRHVRERGVLESTLLRLAEQDPLTGIANRQGFQTLLAARLAENEGRGLALGHLDLDNFRHANDALGHQAGDRLILQVVSRLKSQLEAGDQLARLGSDEFALLIDTRRAPQRAEWMAERIAEVMAEPYWIDGESLLIGCSLGIAHARANAGADPLMWHAHIAMQQAKSTQGCTFHIFNERINRNARSLADLESELRRALRRDELELHYQPRLNLHDGQIVGLEALVRWRHGERGLLPPSEFVPLAEQSGLIVPLGYWVISRALRDMQALRERGLAPLHMAVNLSFRQFQDSQLLSTLSRLIAERGVEAQWLEFELTETAVMRRSDLVKQTMDALGRLGVRFSLDDFGTGFSSFVHLNSLPIALLKIDKSFVGGMEQREENRKLVHAMINLAHNLHLEVVAEGVETPEQLALLRSFGCDQAQGYLISKPLPLAELVEYLTFGRSQQALAGEVI; via the coding sequence TTGTCTAAGCCTGTCGAACCCTTGCGCTTGCTGCTGCTGGCCGAAGAGCCGGCGTGGGCAGCGTTGTTGCGCGAGTGTCTCGCTCCGTTGGGAGACTCGGTGGTGCTGATCAGTGCGCCGACCTGGGAATCTGTCAGCCGTCTGTTCGACGAAGATCGCTCTGCGATTCTGTTAACCGTTCCCCAACTGCAACCGGCACCCGGTCGTTGCAGCCTGCCCACGGTATTGCTGCTGGAGCAGGAGCCGCTGAATACGCCAGCCGGCGCCAGCGACTGGCTGGTGAATAAAAATCTCAGCGCCGATACAGTGCGCCGTTGCCTGCGCCATGTGCGCGAGCGCGGGGTGCTGGAAAGCACCCTGTTGCGCCTGGCCGAGCAGGACCCTTTGACCGGCATCGCCAACCGCCAAGGTTTCCAGACCCTGCTGGCGGCGCGCCTGGCGGAAAACGAAGGGCGCGGACTGGCGCTGGGGCACCTGGACCTGGACAACTTCCGGCATGCCAACGATGCGTTGGGCCACCAGGCCGGCGACCGGTTGATCCTGCAAGTGGTCTCGCGGCTCAAGAGCCAGCTTGAGGCCGGGGACCAGCTGGCGCGCCTGGGTAGCGACGAATTCGCCCTGCTGATCGATACCCGCCGGGCGCCGCAACGCGCCGAGTGGATGGCCGAACGCATCGCCGAAGTCATGGCCGAGCCGTACTGGATCGACGGTGAAAGCCTGTTGATCGGCTGCAGCCTGGGCATCGCCCACGCCAGGGCGAATGCCGGCGCCGACCCGCTGATGTGGCACGCGCACATCGCCATGCAGCAGGCCAAAAGTACCCAGGGCTGTACCTTTCATATCTTCAACGAACGCATCAACCGCAATGCCCGCAGCCTCGCCGACCTGGAAAGCGAACTGCGCCGGGCCTTGCGCCGCGACGAGCTGGAGCTGCACTACCAGCCGCGCCTGAACCTGCATGACGGGCAGATCGTCGGCCTCGAAGCCCTGGTGCGCTGGCGCCATGGCGAGCGCGGGTTGTTGCCGCCGAGCGAGTTCGTGCCGCTGGCCGAGCAGAGCGGCCTGATCGTGCCGCTGGGCTACTGGGTGATTTCCCGGGCGCTGCGCGACATGCAGGCCCTGCGCGAACGCGGCCTGGCGCCGCTGCACATGGCGGTCAACCTGTCGTTCCGCCAGTTCCAGGACAGCCAGCTGCTGTCGACCCTCAGCCGGCTGATTGCCGAGCGTGGTGTCGAGGCGCAATGGCTGGAGTTCGAGCTGACCGAAACCGCGGTGATGCGCCGCAGCGACCTGGTCAAGCAGACCATGGATGCGCTGGGCAGGCTGGGGGTGCGGTTTTCCCTGGACGACTTCGGCACCGGGTTCTCGTCTTTCGTGCACCTCAACAGCCTGCCGATTGCCCTGCTCAAGATCGACAAGAGCTTCGTCGGCGGCATGGAGCAGCGCGAAGAGAACCGCAAGCTGGTGCACGCCATGATCAACCTGGCCCACAACCTCCATCTCGAGGTGGTGGCCGAAGGCGTGGAAACCCCCGAACAGTTGGCGTTGCTGCGCAGCTTCGGTTGCGATCAGGCGCAGGGCTACCTGATCAGCAAGCCGCTGCCGCTGGCGGAACTGGTGGAATACCTGACGTTTGGCAGAAGCCAGCAGGCCCTGGCCGGCGAGGTCATCTGA
- a CDS encoding SUMF1/EgtB/PvdO family nonheme iron enzyme, producing the protein MSYKRFGWLLLPLSLGYVLDASAAGWEEKFYNPMPQDNDVILPMPCEGSMVFRKVFIPVAGPLDDYPTNIGQDGSEYGYVEQTRPTFIAGSFTGAKSDKSRYYLLAKYEMSQLQYAALTEETCPTASTKLRLPQVAVSWVQAVEAADKYNLWLRKNAADKLPKEDGALGFLRLPTEVEWEFAARGGIEVGTAEFRDTRYPMPEGLNAYEWFAGAQSSNGKLQLSGLQKPNPLGLHDMLGNADEMIFEPFRLNKLDRQHGQAGGYVVRGGNYLTSQADLRTSLRKEEPYYNSDGQVKNKTTGLRLALVSPTLTSRDRVASIESSWKKLGTGATPNAPSTPGTAQALGTLASGVEDKALKEKLQALENQLRASNQQQEETRDQAIRASLNLGAFLCTKMLDDGQYVDFLQKNYALNCESAEKDATCDMRKGKLDEQKDRLHKLSRYYASSLVESASLYGQPLIEPQVPVMEEIISRNKQLQDLKPYLRTHWANQKAFLQKQKIDTEAWLKSCKSVTQ; encoded by the coding sequence GTGAGCTATAAACGTTTCGGCTGGCTGTTGTTGCCCCTGAGCCTGGGCTATGTACTCGACGCCTCGGCTGCGGGCTGGGAAGAAAAGTTCTACAACCCGATGCCCCAGGACAACGACGTGATCCTGCCGATGCCCTGCGAAGGCTCGATGGTGTTTCGCAAGGTGTTCATCCCGGTGGCCGGACCGCTGGACGACTATCCGACCAACATTGGCCAGGACGGCTCGGAGTACGGCTACGTCGAACAGACCCGCCCGACCTTCATCGCCGGTAGCTTCACCGGTGCCAAATCCGACAAGTCGCGCTACTACCTGCTGGCCAAGTACGAAATGAGCCAGTTGCAATATGCCGCACTGACCGAAGAAACATGCCCGACCGCCTCGACCAAGCTGCGCCTGCCACAGGTGGCGGTCAGCTGGGTCCAGGCCGTCGAGGCAGCGGACAAATACAACCTGTGGCTGCGCAAGAATGCCGCCGACAAGTTGCCCAAGGAAGACGGCGCCCTGGGTTTCCTGCGGCTGCCAACCGAAGTGGAATGGGAGTTTGCCGCTCGTGGCGGCATCGAAGTCGGCACCGCCGAATTCCGGGACACCCGCTACCCGATGCCCGAAGGCCTGAATGCCTACGAGTGGTTTGCCGGTGCGCAATCGTCCAACGGCAAGCTGCAGCTATCCGGTCTGCAGAAACCCAACCCGCTGGGCCTGCACGACATGCTTGGCAATGCCGATGAAATGATCTTCGAGCCGTTCCGCCTGAACAAGCTCGATCGCCAGCACGGCCAGGCCGGCGGTTATGTGGTGCGCGGCGGCAACTACCTGACGTCCCAGGCAGACCTGCGCACCTCGCTACGCAAGGAAGAGCCGTACTACAACAGCGACGGCCAGGTGAAGAACAAGACCACCGGGCTGCGCCTGGCCCTGGTGTCGCCGACCCTGACCTCTCGCGATCGCGTGGCCAGCATCGAAAGCAGCTGGAAGAAACTCGGCACCGGCGCCACCCCCAACGCGCCATCGACACCCGGCACCGCCCAGGCCTTGGGCACCCTGGCCTCCGGCGTCGAAGACAAAGCCCTCAAGGAAAAGCTCCAGGCTCTGGAAAACCAGTTGCGCGCCAGCAACCAGCAGCAGGAAGAAACCCGCGACCAGGCGATCCGCGCCAGCCTCAACCTCGGCGCCTTCCTGTGCACCAAGATGCTCGACGATGGCCAATACGTGGACTTCCTGCAGAAGAACTATGCCCTCAACTGTGAATCGGCCGAGAAAGACGCCACCTGCGACATGCGCAAGGGCAAGCTCGACGAACAGAAGGACCGCCTGCACAAACTCAGCCGCTACTACGCCAGCAGCCTGGTGGAATCCGCTTCCCTGTACGGCCAGCCCTTGATCGAGCCGCAAGTACCGGTGATGGAAGAAATCATCTCGCGTAACAAGCAACTGCAGGATCTCAAGCCGTACCTGCGTACCCACTGGGCCAACCAGAAAGCGTTCCTGCAAAAACAGAAGATCGACACCGAGGCCTGGCTGAAAAGCTGCAAGTCCGTAACCCAATAA
- a CDS encoding methyl-accepting chemotaxis protein, whose protein sequence is MPQPRARIASQLGLALAVVLAIVISGSTVFALRSLDAANLATREEHLASEARLLADQLNTFHSTLRESTQRLSGLFEKRFSSGLSLHPDQPVTVAGTQTPGLHLGDVVLNNNFEEVDEFKQMTAGVATVFVRSGDDFIRISTSLSKQDGSRAIGTLLDHAHPAYQKLMAGQSYVGRALLFERLYMTQYTPVRDSAGQVIAVLFVGFDYTDAQNAQFDNLKRFRIGQTGSLALLDEQHKWLVPPAGVQALEQSATTITELAKQPGKGRFWSDKSEDFYSVAVPFEGGPWSVVANMPKAEIRAVTWSVGTRLVIGSLLAMLLAVGATVWLLRSKLAPLGDLVRQADALGKGDLSARLNVSSQDEIGQLASSFNQMGQALSTMVEHIRKAAEEVNGRAQALSGLSGGAYEGMEQQSGEISSMAGAVEEFSATSLNIADNMGNTERLAQENAQQTRIGRTSMEEASASLEQIAGALNSTATVINTLGQRSEEIGGIVGVITAIADQTNLLALNAAIEAARAGEQGRGFAVVADEVRNLASRTREATDEISGMINSIQQETGNAIATMEQGNVLMQEGLSRNANVASALARIDEQSRSAGQQFAAITTATQEQSSTATLLSSNLQSIALANSEQREVVSNLAITAKELEKLAADLRQEVDRFR, encoded by the coding sequence ATGCCTCAACCTCGTGCCCGGATCGCCTCGCAGCTTGGTCTCGCACTCGCCGTGGTACTGGCGATCGTGATCAGCGGCAGTACCGTCTTCGCCCTGCGCTCGCTGGACGCCGCCAACCTCGCCACCCGGGAAGAACACCTGGCCAGTGAGGCACGGCTGCTGGCCGACCAGCTCAATACCTTCCACAGCACCCTGCGCGAAAGTACCCAACGCCTGAGCGGGCTGTTCGAAAAGCGTTTCAGCAGCGGCCTGAGCCTGCACCCGGACCAGCCGGTGACCGTGGCCGGTACCCAGACCCCGGGCCTGCACCTGGGTGACGTGGTGCTGAACAACAACTTCGAGGAAGTCGACGAGTTCAAGCAGATGACCGCCGGCGTGGCGACGGTGTTCGTGCGCAGCGGCGACGATTTCATCCGCATCAGCACCTCGCTGAGCAAGCAGGATGGCAGCCGCGCCATCGGCACCCTGCTGGACCACGCGCACCCGGCCTACCAGAAACTCATGGCGGGGCAGAGCTATGTCGGCCGCGCGCTGCTCTTCGAGCGGCTGTACATGACCCAGTACACGCCGGTGCGGGACAGCGCCGGCCAGGTGATCGCGGTGCTGTTCGTCGGCTTCGACTACACCGACGCGCAGAACGCCCAGTTCGACAACCTCAAGCGCTTCCGCATCGGCCAGACCGGTTCCCTGGCGTTGCTCGACGAGCAGCATAAATGGCTGGTCCCGCCGGCTGGCGTGCAGGCCCTGGAGCAGTCGGCAACGACCATTACTGAACTGGCCAAGCAGCCGGGCAAGGGCCGCTTCTGGAGCGACAAGAGCGAGGACTTCTACAGCGTCGCCGTCCCCTTCGAAGGCGGGCCCTGGTCGGTGGTGGCGAACATGCCGAAAGCCGAAATCCGTGCGGTGACCTGGAGCGTCGGTACGCGCCTGGTCATCGGCAGCCTGTTGGCGATGCTGCTGGCGGTGGGCGCCACGGTCTGGCTGCTGCGCAGCAAGCTCGCGCCCCTGGGCGACCTGGTGCGCCAGGCCGACGCCTTGGGCAAGGGCGATCTGAGCGCGCGCCTGAATGTCTCCAGCCAGGATGAAATCGGCCAGCTGGCGAGCAGCTTCAACCAGATGGGCCAGGCCCTGTCGACCATGGTCGAGCACATCCGCAAGGCCGCCGAGGAGGTCAATGGCCGGGCCCAGGCGCTGTCCGGGCTGTCGGGCGGGGCGTACGAGGGCATGGAGCAGCAGTCGGGCGAGATCAGCAGCATGGCCGGGGCGGTGGAGGAGTTCAGCGCCACCTCGCTGAACATCGCCGACAACATGGGCAACACCGAACGCCTGGCCCAGGAAAATGCCCAGCAGACCCGGATCGGCCGCACCTCGATGGAAGAAGCTTCGGCTTCGCTGGAGCAGATCGCCGGCGCCTTGAACAGCACCGCCACCGTGATCAATACCCTGGGCCAGCGCTCCGAGGAAATCGGCGGCATCGTCGGGGTGATCACCGCGATTGCCGACCAGACCAACCTGCTGGCGCTCAACGCCGCCATCGAAGCCGCGCGTGCCGGTGAGCAGGGCCGCGGCTTTGCCGTGGTCGCCGATGAAGTGCGCAACCTGGCCTCGCGGACCCGCGAAGCCACCGACGAAATCTCGGGGATGATCAACAGCATCCAGCAGGAAACCGGCAACGCCATCGCCACCATGGAGCAGGGCAATGTGTTGATGCAGGAAGGTCTGTCGCGCAACGCCAATGTCGCCTCGGCCCTGGCCCGCATCGACGAGCAGAGCCGCTCGGCCGGCCAGCAGTTCGCCGCGATCACTACCGCGACCCAGGAGCAGAGCAGCACCGCGACCCTGCTCAGCAGCAACCTGCAAAGCATCGCCCTGGCCAACAGCGAACAGCGCGAAGTGGTGTCGAACCTGGCGATCACCGCCAAGGAACTGGAGAAGCTGGCGGCGGATCTGCGCCAGGAAGTCGATCGCTTCCGCTGA
- a CDS encoding LysR substrate-binding domain-containing protein — protein MPRRLPPLYALRAFEAAARHSSFTRAAEELSITQSAVSRHIRTLEDHFACRLFQRSGRNLQLTEAARLLLPGIREGFTALERACNTLRAEDDILRMKAPSTLTMRWLLARLSRFRHLQPGNEVQLTSAWMDVDSVDFNQEPFDCAVLLSNGHFPPDWEASYLFPELLIPVGAPNLLNDQPWDVARLAATELLHPTPDRRDWRNWLERMGLSEQVSLKGGQVFDTLELGMIAAARGYGVSMGDLLMVAEDVAQGRLSLPWPTAVASGENYYLVWPKTRPGGERLRRLSDFLQNEVRAMQLPDVERLG, from the coding sequence ATGCCCCGTCGTCTTCCGCCCCTGTATGCCTTGCGCGCCTTCGAAGCCGCGGCGCGACACAGCTCGTTCACCCGCGCGGCCGAGGAACTGTCGATCACCCAGAGCGCGGTCAGCCGGCATATCCGCACCCTGGAAGACCACTTCGCCTGCCGGCTGTTCCAGCGCAGCGGGCGCAACCTGCAACTGACCGAAGCTGCGCGCCTGCTGCTGCCAGGCATCCGCGAAGGTTTTACCGCCCTCGAGCGCGCCTGCAATACCTTGCGCGCTGAAGACGACATCCTGCGCATGAAGGCGCCCTCGACCCTGACCATGCGCTGGCTGCTGGCGCGCCTGAGTCGGTTCCGCCATCTGCAGCCGGGCAACGAGGTGCAACTGACCAGCGCCTGGATGGACGTCGATTCGGTGGACTTCAACCAGGAGCCCTTCGACTGCGCGGTGCTGCTGAGCAACGGCCACTTTCCGCCGGACTGGGAGGCCAGCTACCTGTTTCCGGAATTGCTGATCCCGGTGGGCGCGCCCAACCTGCTCAACGACCAGCCGTGGGATGTGGCACGACTGGCTGCCACCGAGCTGCTGCACCCGACCCCGGATCGCCGCGACTGGCGCAACTGGCTGGAGCGCATGGGCCTGTCCGAGCAGGTCTCGCTCAAGGGCGGGCAGGTGTTCGACACTCTGGAGTTGGGCATGATCGCCGCGGCCCGGGGCTACGGGGTTTCCATGGGCGATCTGCTGATGGTGGCCGAGGATGTGGCCCAGGGGCGCCTGAGCCTGCCCTGGCCGACGGCGGTGGCCAGTGGCGAGAATTACTACCTGGTCTGGCCCAAGACCCGGCCTGGAGGCGAACGTTTGCGCCGCCTCAGCGACTTTCTCCAGAACGAGGTCCGGGCCATGCAATTGCCTGATGTAGAGCGTCTCGGCTGA
- a CDS encoding TetR/AcrR family transcriptional regulator has product MSRTDRKDQIIAAALELFLSKGFAAVSTRDLADHAGLSRSHIYHYFSDWNELRREAFVRFATEQLDAVGAPLVGLPPLAALHGFLRDCLPVSAEDSWALWLDAWDEAMHDTALAEAYQKVDEQWQAMLASIIEAGVQTQVFQCASPARAARQIFAQIMGYADGLLLRPSAEAAAAAMDEVMEVVELLLGFKPEVV; this is encoded by the coding sequence ATGTCCCGTACCGACCGCAAAGACCAGATCATTGCCGCTGCTCTGGAGCTGTTTCTCAGCAAGGGCTTCGCCGCTGTCTCCACCCGCGACCTGGCGGACCACGCCGGCCTGTCCCGTAGCCACATCTATCACTACTTCAGCGATTGGAATGAATTGCGTCGCGAAGCTTTCGTGCGTTTTGCCACCGAGCAACTGGACGCCGTAGGCGCGCCCCTGGTTGGCTTGCCGCCGCTTGCGGCCCTGCATGGATTCCTGCGCGATTGCCTGCCGGTTTCCGCCGAAGACAGCTGGGCGCTGTGGCTCGATGCCTGGGATGAAGCCATGCACGACACCGCGCTGGCCGAGGCCTACCAGAAGGTGGATGAGCAGTGGCAGGCCATGCTCGCCAGCATCATCGAAGCCGGCGTGCAGACCCAGGTGTTCCAGTGCGCATCACCCGCACGCGCAGCCCGGCAGATCTTCGCCCAGATCATGGGTTATGCCGATGGCCTGTTGCTGCGGCCCTCGGCCGAGGCCGCCGCAGCGGCGATGGATGAGGTGATGGAAGTGGTCGAGCTGTTGCTGGGATTTAAGCCAGAAGTGGTTTAG
- a CDS encoding NorM family multidrug efflux MATE transporter, with the protein MQHPARTELWAILRLAGPLIASQLAHMLMVLTDTLMMARLSPEALAGGGLGAATYSFVSIFCIGVIAAVGTLVAIRQGAGDIEGATRLTQAGLWLAWLMALVAGLLLWNLKPVLLLFGQTETNVQSAGQFLLILPFALPGYLSFMALRGFTSAIGRATPVMVISLAGTLANFLLNYALITGMFGLPKLGLVGIGLVTAIVANCMALALAWHIKRHPAYAAYPLRQGLARPNRHYLRELWRLGLPIGGTYAVEVGLFAFAALCMGTMGSTQLAAHQIALQIVSVAFMVPAGISYAITMRIGQHYGAGQLLHARMAGRVGIAFGGAAMLGFAMVFWLLPNQLIGLFLDHNDPAFRDVINLAVSLLAVAAWFELFDGTQTIAMGAIRGLKDAKTTFLVGLGCYWLIGAPAAWLMAFTLGWGATGVWWGLASGLACAAISLTLAFEWKMQRMIRREGAEPAPRDNFQTAQDSL; encoded by the coding sequence ATGCAGCATCCAGCACGCACCGAACTCTGGGCCATCCTGCGGCTGGCCGGGCCGCTGATCGCCTCACAGTTGGCGCACATGCTGATGGTGCTGACCGACACCCTGATGATGGCCCGCCTCAGCCCGGAAGCCCTGGCCGGCGGCGGTCTCGGCGCAGCCACCTATTCGTTCGTGTCGATCTTCTGCATCGGCGTGATCGCGGCGGTCGGTACCCTGGTCGCGATTCGCCAGGGCGCCGGCGACATCGAAGGCGCCACCCGCCTGACCCAGGCCGGGCTCTGGCTGGCGTGGCTGATGGCGCTGGTCGCCGGCCTGCTGCTGTGGAACCTCAAGCCGGTATTGCTGCTGTTCGGCCAGACCGAAACCAACGTGCAGTCCGCCGGCCAGTTCCTGCTGATCCTGCCGTTCGCCCTGCCCGGCTACCTGAGCTTCATGGCCCTGCGCGGCTTCACCAGCGCCATCGGCCGCGCCACGCCGGTGATGGTCATCAGCTTGGCCGGCACCCTGGCCAACTTCCTGCTCAATTACGCCTTGATCACCGGCATGTTCGGCCTGCCGAAACTGGGGCTGGTGGGGATCGGCCTGGTCACCGCGATCGTCGCCAACTGCATGGCCCTGGCGCTGGCCTGGCACATCAAGCGCCACCCGGCCTACGCCGCCTACCCGCTGCGCCAGGGCCTGGCGCGGCCCAATCGCCACTACCTGCGGGAACTCTGGCGCCTGGGCCTGCCCATCGGCGGCACCTATGCGGTGGAAGTCGGGCTGTTCGCCTTCGCCGCACTGTGCATGGGCACCATGGGCAGCACTCAGCTGGCGGCGCACCAGATCGCCCTGCAGATCGTCTCCGTGGCCTTCATGGTGCCGGCCGGGATCTCCTACGCGATCACCATGCGCATCGGCCAGCACTACGGCGCCGGGCAGCTGTTGCACGCGCGTATGGCCGGGCGAGTCGGGATCGCCTTTGGCGGCGCGGCCATGCTGGGCTTCGCCATGGTGTTCTGGCTGCTGCCGAACCAGTTGATCGGGCTGTTCCTCGACCATAACGACCCGGCCTTTCGCGATGTGATCAACCTCGCGGTCAGCTTGCTGGCGGTCGCGGCCTGGTTCGAGCTGTTCGACGGCACGCAGACCATCGCCATGGGTGCGATTCGCGGGCTCAAGGACGCCAAGACCACCTTCCTCGTGGGCCTGGGCTGCTATTGGCTGATCGGTGCACCGGCGGCCTGGTTGATGGCCTTCACCCTGGGCTGGGGGGCGACCGGCGTGTGGTGGGGCCTGGCATCAGGGCTGGCGTGCGCCGCCATCAGCCTGACCCTGGCCTTCGAATGGAAGATGCAACGGATGATTCGCCGGGAAGGCGCGGAACCCGCGCCACGGGATAACTTCCAGACCGCCCAGGATTCGCTGTAG
- a CDS encoding ABC transporter six-transmembrane domain-containing protein, translated as MSAVTPQVLIDESKKIGQQSASQTLKAIARAYPGKLFCTLSLVALENALLLAYPLFAGFAVDSIIRGDAGSALVYALVVLAFWVVGAARRAVDTRTFTRIYADLAVPVILNQRLQNQSTSTAAARVVLAREFVDFFEKHVPTIATALVSIVGAAVMLLVIEPWVGLACLVALLLCITLLPRFARRNQELHERLNDRLEKEIGLVAKVGATSLQRHYRLLSRLRIWLSDREAAAYLLLGSAAALLFVIAISQLALTEGVKAGHVYAVMTYLWTFVSSLDEAPTMVDQLARLRDIGKRVDPGLGEKAEE; from the coding sequence ATGTCAGCCGTTACCCCGCAAGTCCTGATCGATGAAAGCAAAAAAATCGGCCAGCAATCCGCCAGCCAGACCCTAAAAGCCATCGCCCGCGCTTACCCTGGCAAGCTGTTCTGCACCTTATCGCTGGTGGCGCTGGAGAACGCGTTGCTGCTGGCCTACCCGCTGTTTGCCGGGTTCGCCGTGGACTCGATCATTCGCGGCGACGCCGGCAGCGCCCTGGTCTATGCCCTGGTGGTGCTGGCGTTCTGGGTGGTCGGGGCCGCGCGGCGGGCGGTGGATACCCGTACCTTCACGCGGATCTACGCCGACCTGGCGGTGCCGGTGATCCTCAACCAGCGCCTGCAGAACCAGAGCACCTCCACCGCCGCGGCGCGGGTGGTGCTGGCCCGGGAGTTCGTCGACTTCTTCGAGAAGCACGTACCGACCATCGCCACCGCGCTGGTCTCGATTGTCGGTGCGGCGGTGATGCTGTTGGTGATCGAACCCTGGGTCGGCCTGGCCTGCCTGGTGGCCTTGCTGCTGTGCATCACCCTGCTGCCGCGTTTTGCCCGGCGCAATCAGGAGCTGCATGAGCGCCTGAACGACCGGCTGGAAAAGGAAATCGGCCTGGTGGCCAAGGTCGGCGCCACGTCCCTGCAACGGCACTACCGGCTACTGTCGCGGCTGCGGATCTGGCTGTCGGACCGCGAGGCGGCGGCCTATCTGCTGCTCGGCTCGGCGGCCGCGCTGCTGTTCGTGATCGCCATCAGCCAACTGGCCCTGACCGAAGGGGTCAAGGCCGGGCATGTGTACGCGGTGATGACCTACCTGTGGACCTTTGTCAGCAGCCTGGATGAAGCGCCGACCATGGTCGACCAGCTGGCGCGCCTGCGGGATATCGGCAAGCGGGTGGATCCGGGGTTGGGGGAGAAGGCTGAGGAATGA